In Colwellia sp. M166, a genomic segment contains:
- the ubiB gene encoding ubiquinone biosynthesis regulatory protein kinase UbiB → MSSKRLYKIVKTFLQFGLDELLPEKYLPWYARIARRSLFWLRNKHRDKTKAQRFRLAIESLGPVFVKFGQMLSTRRDLLPDDFANELTLLQDKVPAFSGQEAEKIISTAIGANTFAETFINFEQTPLASASIAQVHTATMLHSDGEQAVVLKVLRPNIEKTILADITVMSFFAEIVARWLPDGKRLRPVEVVAEYKKTILEELDLNREAGNAIQLKRNFSQGRDSDKVLYVPEVYSEYCSKNVMVMERIYGIGVGEIDTLHSKNVDMKLLAERGVEVFFTQVFRDSFFHADMHPGNVFVDATNPQDPTWIAIDCGIVGTLNREDKRYLAENFVAFFNRDYRKVAQLHVDSGWVPSDTSVDEFEFAIRTVCEPIFNKPLSEISFGQVLINLFNTARRFNMEVQPQLVLLQKTLLYIEGLGRQLYPALDLWQTAKPFLENWVKEQMGVKAVFNKVKDNLPFWNEKLPEIPDLVYDYLKTNREAQRLQLSTLKQLQRQQQHHSKKVTILAVIATLAICLTISFT, encoded by the coding sequence GTGAGTAGTAAACGTTTATACAAAATAGTAAAAACATTTCTTCAGTTTGGGCTTGATGAGCTTTTGCCGGAAAAATATCTGCCTTGGTACGCAAGAATTGCTCGACGCTCGTTATTTTGGCTAAGAAATAAGCATCGTGATAAAACTAAAGCACAACGTTTTCGCCTAGCGATAGAGTCCCTTGGGCCAGTATTTGTTAAATTTGGTCAAATGCTTTCGACACGTCGAGATTTATTACCTGATGACTTCGCTAATGAACTGACTTTACTGCAAGATAAAGTGCCAGCATTTTCCGGTCAAGAAGCTGAAAAAATTATTTCCACAGCGATCGGTGCTAATACTTTTGCTGAAACTTTTATCAACTTTGAGCAAACACCATTAGCATCTGCCTCTATTGCTCAAGTACATACTGCCACTATGTTGCACTCAGATGGCGAGCAAGCGGTAGTATTAAAAGTACTACGTCCCAATATTGAAAAAACCATTTTAGCCGACATCACAGTGATGTCATTTTTTGCAGAAATTGTTGCCCGTTGGCTACCTGATGGCAAACGACTGCGGCCAGTAGAAGTTGTTGCTGAATATAAAAAAACTATCTTAGAAGAATTAGATTTAAACCGAGAAGCAGGCAATGCTATTCAGCTTAAGCGTAACTTTAGCCAAGGACGAGATAGCGATAAAGTACTGTACGTTCCTGAAGTCTATAGTGAATACTGCTCAAAAAACGTTATGGTTATGGAGCGTATTTACGGTATCGGTGTCGGTGAAATTGATACTTTACATAGCAAAAATGTCGATATGAAATTACTAGCTGAACGAGGCGTGGAAGTATTTTTCACCCAAGTATTCCGCGATAGCTTTTTTCATGCTGACATGCATCCCGGTAATGTTTTTGTTGATGCAACCAATCCGCAAGATCCTACTTGGATTGCCATTGATTGCGGTATTGTCGGCACCTTAAACCGTGAAGACAAACGTTATTTGGCAGAAAACTTTGTCGCTTTCTTCAATCGCGATTACCGTAAAGTAGCACAACTGCATGTAGACTCCGGTTGGGTACCCAGCGACACCAGCGTTGATGAATTTGAATTTGCCATTCGTACTGTATGCGAGCCTATTTTTAATAAACCTTTGTCTGAAATATCTTTTGGTCAGGTATTAATTAACCTTTTCAATACCGCACGTCGTTTTAATATGGAAGTACAGCCACAGCTAGTGTTATTACAAAAAACGCTACTCTATATCGAAGGTTTGGGACGTCAACTTTATCCAGCTTTAGACCTTTGGCAAACAGCCAAACCATTTTTAGAAAACTGGGTCAAAGAACAAATGGGTGTTAAAGCAGTATTTAATAAGGTAAAAGACAACTTACCTTTTTGGAATGAAAAACTGCCAGAAATTCCTGATTTAGTTTACGATTACTTAAAAACCAACCGTGAAGCACAGCGGCTGCAATTATCAACACTTAAACAGTTACAACGCCAGCAGCAACATCACAGTAAGAAAGTCACCATATTGGCAGTAATTGCAACACTCGCAATTTGCTTAACCATTAGCTTTACTTAA
- the recG gene encoding ATP-dependent DNA helicase RecG — protein sequence MSRQVEALTNLAKIPVTSLKGVGPGMAGKLEKIGLVSLQDLLFHLPLRYEDRTRVTAVRDLMPGIYTNIIGEVTQSQIIQGKRRMLLVTINDGSGSINLRFFHFSASQKNNLAVGLNIRCYGEINRGVRGFEMVHPEYKALAQDQPLTAVEETLTPVYSTTDGLRQISLRNLTEQALIRLQRGQVEELLPAEISHQQYALAEALALIHRPPPDTSVVLMEQGKHPAQLRLIKEELLAHNLSMLKLRASSDHHPAVSLAIDEQLEQKFLASLPFSPTGAQTRVTAEIRTDLLKHMPMMRLVQGDVGSGKTLVAGLAALTAIGQGYQVALMAPTEILAEQHAINFQNWFEPLNISVGWLVGKTKAKARRQALEVIANGDMQMVIGTHALFQEQVIFNKLALIVIDEQHKFGVHQRLSLREKGAWQGHYPHQLIMTATPIPRTLAMTAYADLDTSVIDELPPGRTPITTIALPDSRRDDVIERIRQGCINDNRQAYWVCTLIEESEVLQCQAAEDTAVYLQAQLPELKIGLVHGRMKADEKQAVMERFKLGELELLVATTVIEVGVDVPNSSLMVIENPERLGLAQLHQLRGRVGRGSVASHCVLMYKAPLTKTATKRLNVLRASNDGFVIAQKDLEIRGPGELLGTKQTGLADLKIADLQRDAHLIPEVQKHARLIWQKYPEQANALISRWLANREKYSNA from the coding sequence GTGTCTCGTCAAGTGGAAGCATTAACTAATTTAGCTAAAATTCCCGTTACCTCGTTGAAAGGCGTTGGACCAGGTATGGCCGGTAAGTTGGAAAAAATTGGTTTAGTATCTCTGCAAGATTTATTATTTCATTTACCGCTACGCTACGAAGATCGCACACGTGTCACGGCTGTTCGCGATCTTATGCCCGGTATTTATACCAATATCATTGGCGAAGTAACACAAAGTCAGATAATCCAAGGCAAGCGTAGAATGTTACTAGTGACCATTAATGATGGTAGCGGCAGTATCAACTTACGTTTTTTTCACTTCTCTGCTAGCCAAAAAAACAATCTCGCTGTTGGGCTTAATATTCGTTGTTATGGAGAAATTAATCGCGGTGTGCGTGGCTTTGAAATGGTGCACCCTGAATATAAGGCACTTGCTCAAGACCAGCCATTAACTGCTGTCGAAGAAACCTTAACACCGGTTTATTCAACCACCGACGGCCTACGACAAATTTCTTTACGTAATCTCACTGAGCAAGCATTAATTCGCCTACAACGAGGCCAAGTCGAAGAATTGCTGCCCGCTGAAATTAGCCATCAGCAATATGCCTTAGCTGAAGCACTCGCACTGATACATCGGCCGCCTCCAGATACCTCCGTGGTATTAATGGAGCAAGGTAAACATCCTGCACAACTTCGGCTTATTAAAGAAGAACTGCTAGCCCATAACCTCAGTATGTTGAAGTTGCGGGCATCGAGTGATCACCACCCTGCAGTTTCATTAGCCATAGATGAACAGCTTGAGCAGAAATTTCTAGCATCACTACCATTCTCACCAACAGGTGCGCAAACCAGAGTAACAGCAGAAATACGTACCGACTTATTAAAGCACATGCCGATGATGCGCTTAGTGCAAGGTGACGTTGGCTCGGGTAAAACATTGGTGGCCGGCTTGGCAGCTTTAACCGCTATTGGTCAAGGCTATCAGGTAGCTCTCATGGCACCAACTGAAATACTCGCTGAGCAACACGCAATTAATTTTCAAAACTGGTTCGAACCACTGAATATTTCTGTTGGCTGGTTGGTTGGAAAAACCAAAGCAAAAGCGAGAAGACAAGCATTAGAAGTTATCGCTAATGGTGATATGCAAATGGTGATCGGTACCCATGCCTTATTTCAAGAACAAGTAATATTCAATAAACTCGCCTTAATTGTTATTGATGAACAACACAAGTTTGGCGTTCATCAACGTTTATCATTACGCGAAAAAGGTGCCTGGCAGGGCCATTATCCCCATCAGCTAATAATGACCGCGACACCTATCCCTCGCACGTTAGCCATGACAGCTTATGCAGATTTAGATACCTCAGTGATTGATGAATTACCTCCTGGTCGTACGCCGATTACCACCATTGCCTTGCCAGATTCTCGTCGTGATGATGTTATTGAGCGTATTCGACAAGGTTGCATTAATGATAACCGTCAAGCTTATTGGGTTTGTACGCTAATTGAAGAATCAGAAGTATTACAATGCCAAGCCGCTGAAGATACTGCAGTTTATTTACAAGCGCAATTGCCAGAGCTGAAAATTGGCTTAGTACATGGTCGTATGAAAGCTGACGAAAAACAGGCAGTAATGGAACGCTTTAAACTCGGCGAACTCGAGCTATTAGTAGCAACAACCGTGATAGAGGTGGGTGTAGACGTACCCAACTCAAGTTTGATGGTGATTGAAAATCCAGAACGCTTAGGCCTTGCACAATTACATCAATTACGCGGCCGTGTCGGTCGTGGCTCAGTCGCATCTCATTGTGTATTAATGTACAAAGCCCCCTTAACTAAAACCGCGACTAAACGTTTAAATGTCCTGAGAGCAAGTAACGATGGCTTTGTCATCGCGCAAAAAGATCTCGAAATTAGAGGGCCTGGAGAACTACTGGGTACTAAGCAAACCGGTTTGGCTGACTTAAAAATTGCCGATTTACAACGCGATGCTCATTTAATACCAGAAGTGCAAAAACATGCCCGTCTTATCTGGCAAAAATATCCTGAACAAGCCAACGCACTTATCAGTCGCTGGTTAGCAAATCGTGAAAAATACTCTAATGCCTAA
- the ubiE gene encoding bifunctional demethylmenaquinone methyltransferase/2-methoxy-6-polyprenyl-1,4-benzoquinol methylase UbiE, producing the protein MSAHDQNHQTNNDNSDENTTHFGFQTVEKNEKESKVASVFHSVAQQYDVMNDLMSFGIHRLWKRFTIDASGVRPGNKVLDLAGGTGDLTAKFSQLVGREGKVILADINSSMLNVGRDKLRDRGLVQNIEYVQANAQYLPFEDNTFDIITIAFGLRNVTDKDMALRSMYRVLKPGGRLLVLEFSKPEHQLVNKAYDFYSFNILPKMGELVAKDGDSYQYLAESIRMHPDQETLKTMMDAAGFEQTSFKNLTGGVVALHKGYKF; encoded by the coding sequence ATGTCAGCACACGATCAAAATCATCAAACTAACAACGACAATAGTGACGAGAACACCACCCACTTTGGCTTTCAAACTGTTGAAAAAAATGAAAAAGAGTCGAAAGTTGCCAGCGTTTTTCACTCTGTTGCTCAACAATATGACGTCATGAATGATTTGATGTCATTTGGTATTCACCGATTATGGAAACGCTTTACTATTGATGCCAGCGGCGTTCGTCCGGGTAACAAAGTGTTAGATTTAGCAGGCGGCACGGGTGATTTAACGGCAAAGTTCTCACAACTGGTCGGCCGTGAGGGTAAAGTGATATTAGCTGATATAAATAGCTCAATGCTTAATGTTGGTCGTGATAAGTTACGTGATCGTGGTTTAGTACAAAATATTGAATATGTACAAGCCAATGCACAGTATTTACCTTTTGAAGATAATACTTTTGATATAATCACTATCGCTTTTGGTTTACGTAATGTGACTGATAAAGATATGGCATTACGCTCGATGTATCGTGTATTAAAGCCTGGAGGGCGTTTATTAGTATTAGAGTTTTCTAAACCAGAGCATCAATTGGTCAATAAAGCCTACGACTTCTATTCTTTTAATATCTTACCTAAGATGGGTGAATTAGTCGCTAAAGACGGTGACAGCTATCAATATTTAGCTGAATCTATCCGCATGCACCCTGATCAAGAAACACTTAAAACCATGATGGATGCAGCGGGCTTCGAACAAACCAGCTTTAAAAACTTAACCGGTGGTGTCGTTGCCCTGCATAAAGGTTATAAGTTTTAA
- a CDS encoding SCP2 domain-containing protein: MRPDISQQFMFAQALTAVFETLINQFLKYNLHGNHALQSLSEKTLTIKLAELPFALSFTVSDEKIHVTSSDEHNDCCIITSISTLIELNTEQQLTDLIKNDKLDIQGDLKIAQRFAHVAETLDIDWQSELAKRIGDIPSYKFGQLGKKLLKKLNFTAKQIKADASEWLVHEKRLVVTTAEITYFSLDVEQVEQKVSALSQRIETLINQQPKLS, from the coding sequence ATGCGCCCAGATATCAGCCAACAATTTATGTTTGCTCAAGCATTAACTGCCGTGTTCGAAACGCTTATAAATCAGTTTTTGAAATATAACCTGCACGGTAATCATGCATTACAATCATTATCTGAGAAAACCTTAACGATCAAGCTAGCTGAGTTACCTTTTGCCTTAAGCTTTACCGTTAGCGATGAAAAAATTCATGTCACTAGCAGTGATGAGCATAATGATTGTTGCATTATTACGAGTATCAGTACCTTAATTGAGTTAAACACAGAGCAACAACTCACTGACTTAATCAAAAATGACAAACTCGATATTCAAGGTGATTTAAAAATAGCCCAGCGCTTTGCTCATGTGGCAGAGACCCTCGATATTGATTGGCAAAGTGAGTTAGCAAAACGTATTGGTGATATTCCTAGCTATAAATTTGGCCAACTAGGTAAAAAATTATTAAAAAAATTAAATTTTACCGCTAAACAAATCAAAGCAGATGCCAGTGAGTGGCTAGTACATGAAAAACGTTTGGTCGTCACTACGGCTGAAATAACCTATTTTAGCCTTGATGTTGAGCAGGTAGAGCAAAAGGTTTCAGCTTTAAGTCAACGTATTGAGACATTAATCAATCAACAACCCAAACTATCATAA
- the spoT gene encoding bifunctional GTP diphosphokinase/guanosine-3',5'-bis pyrophosphate 3'-pyrophosphohydrolase, translating to MYLFEPLKEHVSSYLSKVQIDLLKQAYIVAREAHDGQMRSSGEPYITHPVAVALNLAKMHLDHETLMAALLHDVIEDTKTTKDELAELFGHTVAELVEGVSKLDKLKFDNKEEMQAENFRKMVLAMVQDIRVILIKLADRTHNMRTLESLRPDKRRRIARETLDIYAPIANRLGIHDVKNELEVLGFEALYPMRSRALKSAVKQARGNRKEIINNIQEEVTRRLAESGIKAQVIGREKHLYSIYRKMQNKELMFNEVMDIYAFRIIVGDKIDDCYRALGAAHNLFKPIESRFKDYIAIPKTNGYQSLHTSLIGPHGIPVEIQIRTHDMDQMADKGVAAHWLYKQDGEDTGTTAQMKARRWMQSLLELQQSAGSSFEFIENVKSDLFPEEIYVFTPDGRIIELPMGATAVDFAYAVHTDVGNSCVGVKVDRKPFPLSQPLDSGQTIEVITSTAARPNATWLNFVVTSKARLQIRTYLRSQEQTESLALGRRLLSHALGTTKLEDIAQEKLTQVVKDTGNKTIEELLINIGLGNALSIGIAKRLKDEFTEESDLQPTSTKGKMPIKGTEGMMVSYGKCCRPIPGDSILAYLSPGKGLMVHQHGCRNNKGHEQGSLFPVRWDTDIDRDFIAKLRIDILNHKGALAALTNVVARCGSNVHSLNSGEKESGLYLIDMEITCRNRVHLADIIRKIKVMGDVQRVVRNK from the coding sequence GTGTACCTTTTTGAACCACTAAAAGAACACGTATCAAGTTATTTGTCAAAAGTACAAATTGACCTATTGAAGCAGGCTTATATCGTCGCGCGCGAAGCACACGATGGCCAAATGCGTTCCAGCGGTGAGCCATATATTACCCATCCGGTTGCGGTGGCACTTAATCTTGCCAAAATGCATTTAGATCATGAAACCTTAATGGCCGCCTTGCTGCATGATGTAATCGAAGACACAAAAACTACAAAAGATGAACTCGCTGAACTTTTCGGTCATACCGTGGCTGAGTTAGTTGAAGGTGTCAGTAAACTCGACAAGTTAAAATTTGATAATAAAGAAGAAATGCAAGCGGAAAACTTTCGTAAAATGGTCTTGGCCATGGTACAAGACATTCGCGTTATTTTAATCAAACTTGCCGATCGTACTCACAATATGCGCACGTTAGAGTCTTTACGTCCCGATAAGCGCCGACGCATAGCCCGTGAAACACTAGATATCTATGCCCCAATTGCTAATCGTCTCGGTATTCATGATGTCAAAAATGAACTGGAAGTATTAGGCTTTGAAGCGCTATACCCTATGCGCTCTAGAGCATTAAAGTCGGCGGTTAAACAAGCCCGTGGCAACCGTAAAGAAATTATCAATAATATTCAAGAAGAAGTCACCCGACGCTTAGCTGAAAGTGGTATTAAGGCACAAGTTATTGGTCGAGAAAAGCACCTTTACTCTATCTATCGTAAAATGCAAAACAAAGAACTCATGTTCAATGAAGTCATGGACATTTACGCCTTTAGAATCATCGTTGGTGATAAAATAGATGACTGTTATCGTGCTTTAGGCGCCGCTCATAACTTGTTTAAACCGATTGAATCACGCTTTAAAGACTATATTGCTATCCCAAAAACTAATGGCTATCAATCGCTACACACTTCGTTAATTGGTCCGCACGGTATTCCTGTTGAAATTCAAATTCGTACCCACGATATGGATCAAATGGCGGATAAAGGCGTCGCGGCACACTGGCTATATAAACAAGACGGTGAAGACACTGGCACCACAGCACAAATGAAAGCACGCCGCTGGATGCAAAGTTTATTAGAATTACAACAAAGTGCCGGTAGTTCTTTTGAATTTATTGAAAATGTAAAATCAGATCTTTTTCCCGAAGAAATTTATGTTTTCACCCCCGATGGTCGCATTATTGAACTTCCTATGGGCGCAACGGCTGTCGATTTTGCTTACGCTGTGCATACCGATGTGGGTAACTCTTGCGTGGGCGTAAAAGTCGATCGTAAACCTTTTCCATTAAGCCAGCCGCTAGATTCCGGCCAAACTATTGAAGTCATCACTTCAACCGCCGCTCGACCTAACGCCACTTGGCTTAATTTTGTTGTCACATCAAAAGCACGCTTGCAAATTCGTACTTATTTGCGCTCACAAGAACAAACCGAGTCACTTGCTCTAGGCAGACGTTTACTCAGCCATGCGTTAGGTACCACTAAGCTAGAAGATATAGCGCAAGAAAAACTGACTCAAGTAGTCAAAGATACCGGCAACAAAACCATTGAAGAGCTGTTAATTAATATTGGTCTCGGCAATGCTTTAAGTATCGGTATCGCTAAACGCTTAAAAGACGAATTTACCGAAGAATCAGATCTGCAACCAACCTCAACCAAAGGCAAAATGCCGATTAAAGGCACAGAAGGCATGATGGTTAGCTATGGTAAGTGTTGCCGACCTATTCCTGGTGACTCTATTCTTGCTTATTTAAGCCCAGGTAAGGGCTTAATGGTACATCAACATGGTTGTCGAAATAATAAAGGCCATGAGCAAGGTAGTCTATTCCCTGTTAGATGGGATACCGATATTGATCGGGACTTTATTGCCAAGTTACGTATCGATATTCTCAATCACAAGGGCGCACTAGCAGCACTAACCAATGTGGTTGCTCGTTGTGGCTCAAATGTACACTCACTCAATTCTGGTGAAAAAGAATCTGGCCTTTACCTCATTGATATGGAAATTACCTGTCGAAACAGGGTTCATCTTGCCGATATCATCCGAAAAATTAAAGTTATGGGTGACGTTCAACGCGTTGTACGTAACAAATAG
- a CDS encoding DUF1456 family protein, producing MTNNEVLQHIRYIFAFSNEKISAIFKLAECTKTDDEINNFFRKNGEPAFTRIADNVLASFLDGLIIEFRGAKAGAQAQLEQVINNNIIFNKVKIALALKADEIISLLSSAELTLSKHELSAFFRKPEHKHFRSCNDDTLLKFFNALHLKNQQVIKEIKE from the coding sequence ATGACTAACAACGAAGTTTTACAACATATTCGTTATATATTTGCTTTCAGCAATGAAAAAATATCGGCCATTTTTAAACTCGCCGAATGTACAAAAACTGACGATGAAATTAATAACTTTTTCCGCAAAAACGGTGAGCCAGCATTTACCCGTATCGCAGATAATGTTTTAGCAAGCTTTCTTGATGGCTTAATTATTGAGTTTCGCGGTGCCAAAGCAGGCGCACAAGCCCAGTTAGAGCAAGTAATTAATAATAATATTATTTTTAATAAAGTAAAGATTGCACTGGCATTGAAAGCCGACGAAATTATCAGCTTATTGTCTTCCGCCGAATTAACACTGAGCAAACATGAGCTCAGTGCTTTTTTCCGTAAGCCAGAACACAAACACTTCCGTAGCTGTAATGATGATACGCTACTAAAATTCTTTAATGCTTTGCATTTAAAAAACCAACAAGTCATTAAAGAAATTAAAGAATAA
- the trmH gene encoding tRNA (guanosine(18)-2'-O)-methyltransferase TrmH, translating to MTPDRLQRINSMLDQRQPDLTVCMEGVHKTHNLAAVVRTADAVGVSDVHAVWKNETMRLSGGSAAGSQNWIDVHDYSKTEDAIDELKQQGMQVLVTNLSDTAVDFREIDYTKPTAIILGQEKFGASEKALEMADQDIVIPMVGMVQSLNVSVACSVVLYEAQRQRQAAGLYQQARISHARRQRILFEGGHPIFAKACQRKGLPYPEIDEAGQIVASEQWWQQMQMTQDAWQNIDDE from the coding sequence ATGACACCGGATAGACTACAACGAATTAACAGTATGTTAGATCAACGCCAACCTGATTTAACCGTATGTATGGAGGGTGTACACAAAACCCATAATTTAGCCGCCGTAGTTCGTACCGCTGATGCTGTGGGTGTGAGTGACGTACATGCAGTATGGAAAAATGAAACCATGCGCCTTTCCGGTGGTAGTGCTGCAGGTAGTCAAAATTGGATAGATGTTCATGATTACAGTAAGACCGAAGACGCCATCGACGAATTAAAGCAACAAGGCATGCAAGTGCTGGTAACTAATTTATCTGATACTGCCGTCGATTTTCGTGAAATTGATTATACCAAGCCAACCGCGATTATTCTTGGCCAAGAAAAGTTTGGCGCCTCTGAAAAAGCACTGGAAATGGCCGACCAAGATATCGTTATTCCCATGGTAGGCATGGTGCAGTCATTAAATGTTTCTGTCGCTTGTTCTGTAGTATTGTATGAAGCTCAACGCCAGCGCCAAGCGGCAGGTTTATACCAACAAGCCCGAATAAGTCATGCCCGTCGTCAACGTATATTATTTGAAGGTGGCCACCCTATTTTTGCCAAAGCTTGTCAGCGTAAGGGACTACCTTATCCAGAAATTGATGAAGCAGGTCAAATTGTTGCCTCTGAGCAATGGTGGCAACAAATGCAAATGACCCAAGATGCTTGGCAGAATATTGACGACGAGTAA
- a CDS encoding RidA family protein, with protein MKTIISTEHAPSAIGTYSQAVKVNNTVYLSGQIPLVPTTMEIVSEDFTEQAQQVFKNLVAVCEAAGGNINDMVKVNIFLQDLANFAIVNEIMSQYFQQPYPARAAVQVARLPKDVAIEIDGIMELPNYS; from the coding sequence ATGAAAACCATTATTAGTACAGAACATGCACCAAGTGCCATTGGCACTTATAGCCAAGCCGTAAAAGTAAATAATACTGTTTATTTATCAGGCCAAATACCACTAGTACCAACAACCATGGAAATTGTTTCTGAAGATTTTACCGAACAAGCTCAACAGGTATTTAAAAACCTTGTCGCGGTTTGTGAAGCAGCCGGTGGTAATATTAATGATATGGTAAAAGTGAATATATTTTTACAAGATCTGGCTAACTTCGCTATCGTTAACGAAATCATGAGTCAATATTTTCAACAACCATACCCTGCAAGAGCGGCAGTGCAAGTAGCCCGTTTGCCGAAAGATGTTGCGATTGAAATTGACGGTATTATGGAATTGCCAAACTATAGCTAA
- a CDS encoding ABC transporter substrate-binding protein, whose translation MTKLKKVILSFIFLSLCSGSTAFSYAKDKPLIFVAEELPPYHFIDSKGHACGALVELVQAVLAKAELSGTIEIQPFARGYKTTQTQKNTFMFSLLKTPNREAMFQWVGQTYKSTAVLVGLKSRQDIKLLSLESAKPYIVGTIRGYHSDHFLHKNGFTEQENLSLSVTSKQMWSMLFNGRIDLVLTNYMALDREITQAGFDASNIAPYLSLANFPTELYIATGLATSNKVIVRLASALAAIKKSGVYQQILTKYNL comes from the coding sequence ATGACCAAGCTCAAAAAGGTGATTCTTTCTTTTATATTCTTATCCTTGTGCTCCGGTAGTACGGCATTTAGCTATGCTAAGGATAAGCCGTTAATCTTTGTAGCCGAAGAACTACCTCCGTACCATTTTATCGATAGTAAAGGTCATGCCTGCGGTGCTTTGGTTGAGTTAGTGCAAGCCGTACTAGCTAAAGCGGAACTATCCGGTACCATTGAAATACAGCCATTCGCTCGTGGCTATAAAACCACTCAAACTCAAAAAAATACCTTTATGTTTTCTTTGTTAAAAACACCGAATCGTGAAGCAATGTTTCAATGGGTTGGACAAACCTATAAAAGTACTGCGGTACTTGTTGGTCTAAAAAGTCGTCAAGATATTAAATTACTATCACTTGAAAGTGCGAAGCCGTATATCGTAGGAACAATAAGGGGCTATCATTCAGATCATTTTCTACATAAAAATGGCTTTACTGAACAAGAAAATTTATCGTTAAGTGTTACCAGTAAGCAGATGTGGTCAATGCTATTTAATGGTCGGATCGATTTGGTATTAACCAACTATATGGCATTAGACAGAGAGATAACTCAAGCGGGCTTTGATGCTAGCAATATTGCGCCTTACTTATCCTTAGCCAACTTTCCCACAGAACTCTATATAGCAACAGGTTTAGCAACGTCAAATAAAGTCATTGTCCGGTTAGCTTCGGCATTAGCGGCAATTAAAAAATCAGGTGTTTATCAACAAATATTAACTAAATATAATTTATAA